The Eriocheir sinensis breed Jianghai 21 chromosome 4, ASM2467909v1, whole genome shotgun sequence genome has a segment encoding these proteins:
- the LOC127010091 gene encoding U4/U6.U5 small nuclear ribonucleoprotein 27 kDa protein-like yields the protein MGRDRERERDRGERDRFHRHRSHSREREPVRRDRDRDRERDRRERRSRSRSRSRSRSPRSHRKSSPVYLAGPSGKHEEAPVQALTDEEKQMKELLGFSSFHTTKGKKVDGNNMGAVHVIMKRKYRQYMNRKGGFNRPLDFVA from the exons ATGGGACGTGacagggagcgagagagggaccGAGGGGAACGAGATCGCTTCCACCGCCACAG ATCACATTCCCGGGAGAGGGAGCCGGTGCGCCGCGACAGAGACCGGGACAGAGAGCGAGACAGACGGGAGAGAAGGAGCCGCTCAAGGAGTCGTTCCAGATCAAGGTCGCCACGCTCACACCGCAAATCATCCCCTGTCTACCTGGCGGGGCCCTCGGGAAAGCATGAAG AGGCTCCTGTCCAGGCCCTGACAGATGAGGAGAAACAAATGAAAGAGCTCCTGGGCTTCTCTTCTTTCCACACAACTAAAG gGAAGAAGGTGGATGGGAACAACATGGGCGCTGTTCATGTGATAATGAAGCGAAAGTACCGCCAGTACATGAACCGAAAGGGTGGCTTTAACCGTCCCCTCGACTTTGTGGCCTGA